Proteins encoded by one window of Komagataeibacter sucrofermentans DSM 15973:
- a CDS encoding ClC family H(+)/Cl(-) exchange transporter, translating to MLQQVPDRTPHSERTDSSCSLVFLASASILIGIATGTICGTFRLFLEWLEFTRTEMAPRFLHGSPWGGFFLVVGVALAALTAVEMVRRLAPLAAGSGIPHVEAVLSGITGPASWPLIPVKFVGGLLAIGSGLALGREGPSVQMGAAVADAIARRLSLGRADCRALLAAGAGAGLATAFNAPAAGAVFVLEELVGQFEARMVCAALGASISAIMFSRGILGSQPDFIASYPVLPTAVAKQLFFVMTGLMTGLLAVGYNRTILAALRLADRLPVSIYTRATLIGGLAGLVVWLDPHLAGGGDWITQAAISNTINWHLIPLLFVFRLVFGAVSYAAATPGGLFAPMLALGALSGLACSFVAQILSPDTALATAPFVIVGMASMFAGSVRSPVTGIILVMEMTGSSDLVLPLLCGSFSAMVVAGACGDTPIYEALRLRAAVGRR from the coding sequence GTGCTACAGCAGGTGCCAGATAGAACACCGCACTCAGAACGAACCGACAGTTCCTGCAGTCTGGTTTTCCTCGCGTCAGCGTCAATCCTGATCGGTATCGCAACCGGTACGATCTGCGGAACCTTTCGCCTGTTTCTGGAGTGGCTGGAATTCACGCGAACGGAGATGGCCCCTCGGTTTCTGCATGGTTCGCCGTGGGGAGGCTTCTTTCTGGTCGTCGGCGTTGCCCTGGCAGCTCTGACAGCTGTAGAAATGGTACGCCGCCTTGCACCGCTGGCGGCAGGCAGCGGCATTCCTCATGTCGAAGCCGTGCTATCGGGCATTACCGGCCCGGCGTCATGGCCACTCATCCCGGTCAAATTCGTCGGCGGTCTACTGGCGATTGGGAGTGGTCTGGCCCTGGGACGCGAAGGGCCTAGCGTACAGATGGGAGCCGCAGTAGCCGATGCGATCGCACGACGGCTCTCACTGGGACGTGCAGACTGCCGTGCCCTTCTTGCCGCTGGCGCGGGAGCAGGTCTTGCAACGGCCTTCAATGCGCCAGCCGCAGGTGCCGTTTTTGTCCTGGAAGAACTGGTGGGCCAATTTGAGGCGAGAATGGTCTGCGCAGCGCTCGGAGCGTCCATCTCAGCCATTATGTTCAGTCGTGGCATTCTAGGCAGTCAGCCCGATTTCATCGCATCTTATCCGGTTCTACCTACAGCAGTTGCGAAGCAGTTATTCTTTGTCATGACTGGTCTCATGACAGGCCTACTGGCAGTCGGATACAACCGAACAATTCTTGCAGCACTGCGCCTTGCCGACCGTCTGCCTGTCAGCATATACACCAGAGCCACCCTAATCGGCGGACTGGCCGGACTTGTCGTATGGCTTGATCCCCATCTGGCGGGTGGAGGCGACTGGATCACCCAGGCCGCAATAAGTAATACGATAAACTGGCATCTTATTCCCCTCCTGTTCGTTTTCCGCTTGGTATTCGGGGCAGTTTCCTATGCTGCCGCGACACCTGGCGGATTATTCGCGCCTATGCTTGCCTTGGGGGCACTATCAGGGTTGGCCTGCAGCTTTGTCGCACAAATACTGAGCCCGGACACAGCACTGGCGACTGCGCCGTTCGTGATTGTTGGCATGGCTTCAATGTTCGCAGGATCCGTTCGATCACCCGTGACGGGCATTATCCTCGTCATGGAAATGACTGGATCATCCGATCTTGTATTACCGCTCCTGTGCGGAAGCTTCTCAGCAATGGTGGTGGCAGGTGCATGCGGAGATACCCCGATCTACGAGGCCTTACGACTTAGGGCAGCAGTCGGCAGACGCTGA
- a CDS encoding sodium:proton antiporter produces MDTISLIALLFVLAAAFSILNHHTFRVPATIGVLIFSLLASLLVVALNLLIPDYDLQALSRSMLGIINLPVALLNGVLSLLLFAGAMQVDVGHLRAKLMSVTALSVLGTVLAVVLLAGAVWSILPLMGHAVPFSWCIVLGAILAPTDPVSVVGMLKRLRLPGPLQAVFAGESLFNDGVGVVIFGVTIGLATGDSQGLAASAIVLSFCREALGGGLLGAMTGWIALRVLKEQRNPHIDLLTSLALATGTFSIASHLGMSGAIAVVVAGLCFGTSYSDSVFDEASRQNLDVAWTLMDEVLNVLLFMLIGFEILEITPRLFTMMATLMVIPLSIVVRALSVLFSTLPIHLRQWERGRVLGILTWGGLRGGISVSLALGLPPGELRNLLLPVCYGVVVFTTIVQGLTMEWVVRRLYPSSTSGPE; encoded by the coding sequence ATGGATACTATCAGCCTTATTGCCCTGCTTTTCGTGCTCGCCGCAGCCTTTAGCATTCTCAATCACCACACGTTTCGCGTTCCAGCGACAATCGGTGTCCTGATCTTTTCGCTGCTGGCATCCCTGCTGGTTGTGGCTTTGAACCTGCTGATTCCGGACTATGATCTGCAGGCTCTGTCGCGGTCTATGCTGGGGATCATCAATCTACCCGTAGCGCTTCTGAACGGTGTGCTATCACTTCTTCTCTTTGCGGGAGCCATGCAGGTTGATGTCGGGCACCTGCGTGCCAAATTGATGTCCGTGACAGCCCTCTCTGTCCTTGGAACGGTGTTGGCTGTGGTCCTTCTGGCGGGTGCAGTCTGGAGTATTTTGCCCCTGATGGGCCATGCCGTTCCGTTTTCATGGTGCATCGTGCTCGGTGCGATTCTCGCACCCACAGATCCGGTTTCGGTCGTGGGCATGCTGAAGCGTCTGCGACTTCCGGGACCACTTCAGGCAGTTTTCGCGGGCGAGAGTCTGTTCAATGACGGTGTGGGAGTTGTTATTTTTGGTGTGACGATCGGGTTGGCGACCGGAGACAGTCAGGGTCTGGCCGCTTCTGCGATTGTGCTCAGCTTTTGCCGTGAGGCGCTTGGTGGTGGTCTGTTAGGTGCCATGACCGGATGGATCGCGCTGCGTGTACTCAAGGAGCAACGGAATCCGCATATCGATCTGCTGACGTCATTGGCCCTAGCGACCGGAACCTTCAGTATCGCCAGCCATCTTGGCATGTCAGGCGCGATAGCTGTCGTCGTGGCTGGATTGTGTTTTGGAACCAGCTATAGCGATTCCGTTTTCGATGAAGCATCCCGCCAGAACCTCGATGTCGCGTGGACCCTTATGGACGAAGTGCTGAATGTCCTGCTATTCATGCTTATCGGTTTTGAAATTCTGGAGATCACGCCGCGTCTGTTTACCATGATGGCGACGCTCATGGTGATTCCGCTGTCTATTGTCGTGCGCGCACTGAGCGTGTTGTTCTCCACTCTTCCGATTCATCTCAGACAATGGGAACGGGGCCGTGTTCTTGGTATCCTGACCTGGGGTGGTTTGCGCGGTGGCATCTCGGTCTCACTGGCGCTTGGATTGCCTCCAGGTGAATTGCGCAATCTGTTGCTGCCTGTCTGTTACGGTGTGGTGGTGTTTACCACCATCGTACAGGGACTGACCATGGAATGGGTCGTCCGCAGGCTTTACCCATCATCAACATCCGGGCCAGAATGA